From a single Oscillospiraceae bacterium genomic region:
- the gyrA gene encoding DNA gyrase subunit A, translated as MPAAKTIPVELQSEMKQSFLDYSMSVIVARALPDVRDGLKPVHRRVLYAMYDTHLTSDHPYSKSVATVGEVMKYYHPHGDAAIYDTLVRMAQDFSLRYPLIDGHGNFGSVDGDPPAAMRYTEARMAKLSNQMLENIEKETVDFVPNFDGSKDEPSCLPSRFPNLLVNGSVGIAVGMATNIPPHNLIEVIDAIDYLIDNPEAEMGDLMQYIKGPDFPTGGIIMGRSGIREAYATGRGKITLRGKAEIVEKGNKSQIIISEIPYMVNKSRLVESIAELHKSKRIEGLSGLVDASDKKGMKIIIDVKRDASPEIVLNRLYSYSQLQDTVGVIMLALVNGVPRILTLKEMLQNYLDFQIEIITRRTRYDLRKAEERIHILEALLTALGNIDEVIAILKSSPNVAEGKQRLMERFNFDDAQADAIVAMRLGQLTGLERSKIEAETAELEAKIADYKDILANRDRVTAIVKEELGAIKAKYGDERRTAIENVSGEVDVEALIPVEDCIVTRTMFGYVKRLPVDTYRSQNRGGRGVSGMTRREEDYANELFVASSHDRLAFVTDSGRIFKLKCYEIPETSRNSKGMNAINLLQLQDEEKVAAMMMMPELEEGLHFVFVTRKGIIKRTALTEFANVRRSGIIALSIDEGDELAWASVSSGNDEFILATRKGMAIRFKETDVRAMGRNARGVKAMTLDEDDEIIGLEKIREGATLLTVSEKGFGRRTDPDEYRLIHRGGKGVTNYKQIEKRGLVAGIKMVTDEDDVIMITDSGIILRTSANQISEQSRYGGGVTVMRVDDGCKVVTITSAPKEEAEEPETTDEENTSQENTVDNKERSEANEENEETRE; from the coding sequence ATGCCTGCGGCGAAAACAATACCGGTCGAACTCCAATCCGAGATGAAACAGTCCTTTTTGGACTATTCGATGTCGGTCATTGTGGCGCGTGCGCTCCCGGATGTGCGCGACGGTCTGAAACCGGTGCACAGACGCGTGCTTTATGCGATGTACGATACCCATCTGACCTCTGACCATCCCTATTCCAAGTCGGTCGCGACGGTCGGCGAAGTCATGAAATATTACCATCCGCACGGCGACGCCGCGATTTACGACACGCTGGTGCGAATGGCGCAGGACTTTTCGCTGCGCTACCCTCTGATCGACGGACACGGCAACTTCGGCTCGGTCGACGGAGACCCGCCTGCGGCGATGCGTTACACGGAAGCCAGAATGGCCAAGCTGTCGAACCAGATGCTTGAAAACATCGAGAAAGAGACCGTTGATTTCGTGCCGAACTTCGACGGCTCCAAGGACGAACCCTCCTGCCTGCCCTCCAGGTTCCCGAATCTGCTGGTCAACGGCTCAGTCGGCATCGCGGTCGGTATGGCAACTAATATTCCGCCGCACAACCTCATAGAGGTCATTGACGCCATCGATTATCTGATCGACAATCCCGAGGCCGAGATGGGCGATCTGATGCAGTATATCAAGGGTCCGGATTTCCCGACCGGCGGTATTATCATGGGTCGTTCGGGCATTCGAGAGGCCTATGCGACCGGACGCGGTAAAATCACCCTGCGCGGCAAGGCCGAGATCGTCGAAAAGGGCAACAAGAGCCAGATCATCATCAGCGAAATTCCCTATATGGTCAACAAGAGCCGCCTGGTCGAGAGCATCGCCGAACTGCACAAATCAAAGCGCATCGAAGGGCTTTCGGGTCTTGTCGACGCCTCGGACAAAAAGGGCATGAAGATTATCATCGACGTCAAACGTGACGCCTCGCCCGAGATCGTGCTGAACAGATTGTATTCCTACAGCCAGCTGCAAGACACGGTCGGCGTGATTATGCTGGCGCTTGTCAACGGCGTTCCGCGGATTCTGACGTTGAAAGAGATGCTGCAAAATTACCTCGATTTCCAGATTGAGATCATCACTCGCCGCACGCGGTATGACCTGCGCAAAGCCGAAGAGCGTATTCATATCCTCGAAGCACTGCTGACCGCACTCGGCAACATCGATGAGGTCATCGCCATTTTAAAGAGCTCTCCGAACGTCGCAGAGGGTAAACAGCGGCTGATGGAGCGGTTTAACTTTGATGATGCTCAGGCAGATGCCATTGTGGCAATGCGCCTGGGACAGCTGACCGGACTTGAACGGAGCAAGATTGAAGCGGAGACGGCGGAATTGGAAGCTAAAATCGCCGATTATAAAGATATTCTGGCCAACCGCGACCGCGTGACGGCCATTGTCAAGGAAGAACTGGGCGCCATTAAAGCCAAATACGGCGATGAGCGCCGAACCGCTATTGAGAACGTCTCCGGTGAGGTCGACGTAGAGGCGTTGATTCCGGTCGAGGACTGTATCGTCACCCGTACGATGTTCGGTTATGTCAAGCGGCTGCCGGTCGACACCTACCGCAGCCAGAACCGCGGCGGACGCGGCGTATCGGGCATGACGCGGCGTGAGGAGGACTATGCAAACGAGTTGTTTGTGGCCTCGAGCCACGATAGGCTGGCGTTTGTCACCGACAGCGGCCGCATTTTCAAGCTGAAATGCTATGAGATTCCCGAGACCTCGCGCAATTCCAAGGGGATGAATGCGATTAACCTCTTGCAGCTGCAGGATGAGGAAAAAGTGGCCGCCATGATGATGATGCCCGAACTGGAAGAGGGGCTTCACTTTGTCTTTGTCACACGTAAGGGCATTATCAAACGTACCGCGCTGACTGAATTCGCCAATGTCCGGCGAAGCGGCATTATTGCGCTCTCCATTGATGAGGGCGACGAGTTGGCCTGGGCCTCGGTGAGCAGTGGAAACGATGAATTCATCCTCGCGACCCGCAAAGGCATGGCGATCCGCTTCAAAGAGACTGATGTGCGTGCGATGGGCAGAAATGCCCGCGGTGTCAAAGCGATGACGCTGGATGAGGACGATGAGATTATCGGACTTGAAAAAATCCGTGAAGGCGCAACGTTGCTGACCGTCTCTGAAAAGGGCTTTGGGCGCAGAACCGATCCGGATGAATACCGCCTGATTCACCGCGGCGGCAAGGGCGTGACCAACTATAAGCAAATTGAAAAAAGAGGACTCGTGGCCGGCATTAAAATGGTGACCGACGAGGACGACGTAATTATGATAACCGACAGCGGCATTATTCTGCGCACTTCGGCCAATCAGATCAGCGAACAAAGCCGTTACGGCGGCGGCGTCACGGTGATGCGGGTCGACGACGGCTGTAAGGTCGTTACGATTACTTCCGCGCCCAAGGAAGAAGCCGAAGAACCGGAAACGACGGATGAGGAAAATACATCCCAAGAAAACACGGTCGACAACAAGGAGAGAAGTGAGGCGAATGAAGAAAACGAGGAAACCCGGGAATAA
- a CDS encoding transglutaminase domain-containing protein encodes MKKTRKPGNKGLFAVLLAVLILGGCGVSVPQEITDLSLPYVDENIVTTFDVVLPQRKYEALSSESQCLMYKAMVLAIRDHAAETLAIPGDLTDEEITAVYDAVTDDYPQFFEPSLTYSIQREQAKNGDVISVSCKLNYIENDPEKATVRRQALYDKVNAVLAEAASIADPLQREKFFYETVIFSAQYDSSQAELFNIDLNTHTSYGCLINGKAVCDGYAKAFALLCNYGGIEAWTESGYLEGTSHAWNGVKIDGQIFYCDATVDDAENRYYGDDHIVLIRPENPETLTALPEANTMMYFNLTRTEMSANHVFKSPIYEEDASDSTAVTQGVITRFSNRSELADWMSGTLSTAQNGAGFAVAVDFSISKDNFGELISSAGVTNTCLFTQNDAGTRFYIYVI; translated from the coding sequence ATGAAGAAAACGAGGAAACCCGGGAATAAGGGGTTATTTGCAGTCCTTCTTGCGGTTCTGATACTCGGCGGCTGCGGCGTGTCGGTTCCTCAGGAGATCACAGACCTTTCCCTGCCCTATGTCGACGAGAACATCGTCACGACATTTGACGTTGTCTTGCCTCAGCGCAAGTATGAAGCGCTTTCAAGTGAGAGCCAATGTCTGATGTATAAGGCTATGGTGCTTGCGATCAGAGATCATGCCGCAGAGACGCTTGCGATTCCCGGTGATCTGACCGACGAGGAGATTACCGCGGTCTATGACGCAGTAACCGATGATTATCCGCAGTTTTTCGAGCCCTCGCTGACCTACAGCATTCAACGCGAACAAGCCAAGAACGGCGACGTCATAAGCGTTTCGTGCAAGCTCAACTATATCGAAAATGATCCCGAAAAAGCGACCGTCCGGCGACAGGCACTGTATGACAAGGTCAATGCCGTTCTGGCCGAGGCCGCTTCAATCGCTGATCCGCTTCAGAGAGAGAAGTTTTTCTATGAGACCGTGATCTTTTCGGCGCAATATGACAGCAGTCAGGCCGAACTTTTTAACATCGACCTTAACACGCACACGTCTTATGGGTGCCTGATCAACGGAAAGGCCGTCTGTGACGGATATGCCAAAGCATTTGCCCTGCTGTGCAACTACGGCGGGATCGAGGCCTGGACGGAGAGCGGATATCTGGAAGGGACTTCCCATGCATGGAACGGCGTTAAAATAGATGGGCAGATATTTTACTGCGACGCGACCGTAGACGATGCCGAGAACCGGTATTACGGCGATGATCATATCGTGTTGATCAGACCGGAAAATCCCGAAACCCTTACCGCGCTTCCCGAAGCGAACACGATGATGTATTTTAACCTGACCCGTACCGAAATGAGCGCCAACCATGTTTTTAAATCGCCGATTTATGAGGAGGACGCATCAGACAGCACGGCTGTCACACAGGGCGTTATCACGCGGTTTTCGAACCGCAGTGAACTGGCCGACTGGATGTCGGGAACGCTTTCAACGGCGCAGAACGGCGCGGGATTTGCGGTTGCGGTGGATTTTTCGATTTCAAAAGATAATTTCGGCGAATTGATTTCGAGTGCCGGAGTGACGAATACCTGTTTGTTCACGCAAAATGACGCGGGTACAAGATTCTATATCTACGTGATATAA
- a CDS encoding glycine--tRNA ligase, producing the protein MNNTEKTMDKIVALCKGRGFVYAGSEIYGGLSNTWDYGPLGVELKNNIKNAWWKKFVSRSEYNVGLDSAILMNPQVWVATGHVGGFSDPLIDCKACKTRHRADKLIEDTGVNPAGWDDAQIMAYIREQKIPCPECGACDFTDIRKFNLMFKTFQGVTEDSKSEIYLRPETAQGIFVNFANIARTCRKKLPFGVGQIGKSFRNEITPGNFIFRVREFEQMELEFFCKPGTDLEWFDYWRAFCRDWLLAIGLKADSLKLRDHDPKELCFYSKATTDIEFLYPFGWGELWGIADRTDYDLSRHSEHSGKTLEYFDTETNEKLVPYVIEPSLGVERTFLAVVCDAYDEEVDEKGETRVVMRLAPALAPFKAAILPLSKKLAEPAGKIFAELREEFNCDYDDAGSIGKRYRRQDEIGTPVCVTYDFESETDGCVTVRDRDTMVQKRIPIAELAGYVREQVKF; encoded by the coding sequence ATGAACAACACGGAAAAAACCATGGACAAAATCGTCGCCCTATGCAAAGGACGCGGATTTGTCTACGCGGGCTCGGAGATTTACGGCGGACTGTCGAATACCTGGGACTACGGCCCCTTGGGCGTCGAGTTGAAAAACAACATCAAAAACGCCTGGTGGAAGAAATTCGTCAGCCGCAGCGAATATAACGTCGGTCTGGACAGCGCCATTTTGATGAATCCGCAGGTTTGGGTCGCCACCGGACATGTCGGCGGATTCTCCGATCCGCTGATCGACTGCAAGGCCTGCAAGACCCGCCACCGCGCCGATAAGCTGATCGAGGACACCGGCGTCAATCCCGCGGGATGGGACGACGCGCAGATCATGGCGTATATCCGTGAGCAAAAAATCCCCTGCCCCGAATGCGGCGCGTGTGATTTTACCGATATCCGTAAGTTCAACTTGATGTTCAAGACCTTTCAGGGCGTCACCGAGGACAGCAAGAGCGAGATTTACCTGCGCCCCGAGACCGCGCAGGGCATTTTCGTCAACTTTGCCAACATCGCCCGCACCTGCCGCAAAAAGCTGCCGTTCGGCGTTGGGCAGATCGGAAAATCGTTCCGAAACGAGATCACGCCGGGTAACTTCATCTTCCGCGTGCGTGAGTTTGAGCAGATGGAACTCGAATTCTTTTGCAAGCCGGGTACCGATTTGGAGTGGTTCGATTATTGGCGGGCGTTCTGCCGCGACTGGCTGCTGGCCATCGGTCTGAAGGCCGACAGTTTAAAGCTGCGCGACCACGACCCGAAGGAACTTTGCTTCTATTCCAAGGCGACCACCGACATCGAGTTTTTATACCCGTTTGGCTGGGGCGAGCTGTGGGGCATCGCCGACCGTACCGACTACGACCTTTCGCGCCATTCCGAACACAGTGGGAAGACGCTGGAATATTTCGATACCGAGACCAACGAAAAGCTCGTACCCTATGTTATCGAGCCGTCGCTGGGCGTCGAGCGCACCTTCCTTGCGGTGGTGTGCGATGCCTATGACGAAGAAGTGGACGAAAAGGGCGAAACCCGCGTGGTTATGCGGCTTGCACCCGCACTTGCGCCGTTTAAAGCCGCGATTCTGCCGCTTTCCAAGAAACTGGCCGAACCTGCCGGAAAGATCTTTGCTGAATTGCGCGAAGAATTCAACTGTGACTACGACGACGCCGGTTCCATCGGCAAGCGCTACCGCCGTCAGGACGAGATCGGCACCCCGGTCTGCGTGACCTACGACTTCGAGAGCGAGACCGACGGCTGCGTGACCGTGCGCGACCGCGACACGATGGTGCAGAAGCGCATCCCGATTGCGGAGTTGGCGGGGTATGTAAGGGAGCAGGTTAAGTTTTGA
- a CDS encoding manganese efflux pump, whose translation MQYWEVLILAVGLAMDAFAVSILNGLTAKPSVKQNFAMAGSFGVAQMVFPLIGLLLGSAFYNLINNIDHWIALGLLAALGAKMLIDAKKNPDTCEVRLTAKMILIQAVATAIDALVVGVGLAAMTDNIPLTVLTIGAVTFLLSLAGAFGGKLVGIRLCRGARVLGGLILIGIGVKIFVEHVFCG comes from the coding sequence TTGCAGTATTGGGAAGTACTCATCCTTGCCGTCGGCCTTGCGATGGACGCGTTCGCGGTATCGATTTTGAATGGATTGACCGCCAAGCCGTCGGTCAAACAGAATTTTGCGATGGCGGGTTCGTTCGGCGTCGCCCAGATGGTTTTTCCGCTGATCGGTCTGCTGCTCGGATCGGCGTTTTATAATCTCATCAACAACATCGATCATTGGATCGCGCTGGGGCTTCTGGCCGCACTCGGTGCCAAAATGCTGATCGATGCCAAGAAAAATCCGGACACCTGCGAAGTCCGGCTGACGGCGAAAATGATTTTGATCCAAGCGGTGGCGACGGCGATTGACGCATTGGTCGTGGGCGTCGGGCTTGCGGCGATGACAGATAATATCCCGCTGACCGTGCTGACCATCGGAGCCGTGACGTTTTTGCTGTCGCTGGCGGGCGCATTCGGCGGAAAATTAGTGGGCATACGCCTCTGCCGGGGCGCACGGGTACTCGGCGGCCTGATTTTAATCGGCATCGGCGTCAAAATTTTTGTGGAACACGTTTTCTGCGGGTGA
- a CDS encoding DUF3343 domain-containing protein, translating to MRKQASGIILSSVTYAFRAKEILLRYNIKSQCEKLPASVTGCGCGYGLRVYSDEQTARALLETEGIQVKGSYLPPEGGGQPCD from the coding sequence ATGAGAAAACAGGCAAGCGGAATCATCCTGTCGTCTGTGACGTATGCGTTCAGAGCCAAGGAGATTCTTTTACGATATAACATTAAATCACAATGTGAAAAATTGCCCGCCAGCGTCACCGGCTGCGGGTGTGGATACGGTCTGCGGGTCTACAGCGATGAACAGACCGCCCGTGCGCTGCTCGAAACCGAGGGCATACAGGTGAAAGGGAGTTATCTGCCCCCGGAGGGAGGCGGACAGCCGTGCGATTGA
- a CDS encoding aminotransferase class V-fold PLP-dependent enzyme: MIYLDNAATSFPKPYCVVNAVREAFLQYGANPGRGGYQMSLDTAERIFRVRENFAKTFHSGSPERVVFTQNCTHALNLALKCFLPKGAHIVVSDREHNSVMRPLEAMAAEGLITYSVAEIGRDVVNTAAYFARKINQNTAALLCVHTSNVDGQVMPVAELGRLAAKFGMLFIVDAAQAAGSAVIDMAADGIDLLCMPGHKGLFGPSGSGVLLIRDHAPLRTLIEGGTGSDSMLKKQPLNLPEALESGTQAVNAIIGLGEGLRFVNELGAGNIGEHERQLREVLVERTEGLSGLRIYEPTKASGIYLFNFDGMCCERTASELENEGIAVRAGLHCAPSAHEVLGTLPDGAVRISFGIFNDCEQVERTASALWKISKAV, from the coding sequence ATGATCTATCTTGACAATGCGGCTACGTCTTTTCCCAAGCCCTACTGTGTGGTCAATGCGGTGCGGGAGGCGTTTTTACAATACGGCGCAAATCCCGGCAGAGGCGGTTATCAGATGTCGCTGGATACCGCAGAGAGGATTTTTCGGGTACGGGAAAATTTCGCCAAGACCTTTCATTCCGGGTCGCCCGAACGGGTGGTGTTCACCCAGAACTGTACCCATGCGCTCAACCTGGCTTTAAAATGCTTTTTGCCCAAAGGGGCGCACATTGTGGTATCAGACCGGGAACACAATTCGGTGATGCGCCCGCTCGAGGCGATGGCGGCAGAGGGTCTGATTACCTACAGCGTGGCCGAAATCGGGCGGGACGTCGTGAACACGGCGGCGTATTTTGCACGGAAAATCAACCAGAATACCGCCGCCCTGCTGTGCGTACATACCTCGAACGTCGACGGTCAGGTGATGCCGGTTGCGGAACTGGGACGGCTGGCCGCCAAATTCGGCATGCTGTTTATTGTCGACGCCGCACAGGCCGCCGGAAGCGCTGTGATCGATATGGCCGCCGACGGAATCGATCTGCTGTGTATGCCGGGGCACAAGGGGCTTTTCGGCCCATCCGGAAGCGGGGTGCTTTTGATAAGGGACCATGCGCCGCTGCGCACATTGATTGAGGGCGGCACCGGCAGCGATTCGATGTTGAAAAAACAACCGCTGAATCTGCCCGAGGCGCTGGAAAGCGGCACACAGGCGGTGAACGCTATTATCGGACTCGGCGAAGGACTGCGGTTTGTCAACGAACTGGGCGCCGGAAACATAGGAGAACACGAGCGGCAGCTGCGTGAAGTGCTTGTCGAGCGGACGGAGGGGCTTTCGGGGCTTCGGATTTATGAGCCGACCAAGGCCTCGGGAATCTACTTGTTTAATTTCGATGGGATGTGCTGTGAGCGGACGGCCTCGGAACTCGAAAATGAGGGGATTGCCGTGCGGGCGGGGCTGCACTGCGCGCCGAGTGCGCATGAAGTGCTCGGGACCCTGCCGGATGGCGCCGTGCGGATCAGCTTCGGGATTTTCAACGACTGTGAACAGGTGGAACGGACGGCTTCGGCGCTTTGGAAAATTTCAAAAGCTGTGTAA
- a CDS encoding DUF6062 family protein, protein MPKETVDTAVIVRHYEEAPGCPHCSFEQEADAYEIDRLLDGNMMIEDIRMETDARGFCAEHYKKLINARSRFSVAVMLESHLRELQNVYLEKNNPKKGKGSLGVKLNELDRDCYICRRMSGHMEMFEAGVAVLWKRREDFRELFEKKGNLCIHHYARQLAACEKELDNNTYREMSEVMFQNVRKTLDALADETKFYVSRFDYRITGADKNFGTCADVLERVDGFLHGGPLQCKLPKK, encoded by the coding sequence ATGCCAAAAGAGACCGTAGACACCGCCGTCATCGTCCGCCATTACGAGGAAGCCCCGGGTTGTCCGCACTGCAGTTTCGAGCAGGAAGCCGACGCCTACGAAATTGACCGGCTGCTTGACGGCAATATGATGATCGAAGATATTCGCATGGAAACCGACGCGCGCGGTTTCTGCGCCGAACATTATAAAAAACTCATCAATGCCCGCAGCCGCTTTTCGGTCGCGGTGATGCTCGAGAGCCATCTTCGCGAACTCCAAAACGTCTATCTCGAAAAAAACAACCCCAAAAAGGGCAAGGGGTCACTCGGTGTCAAGCTGAACGAACTCGACCGCGACTGCTATATCTGCCGCCGCATGTCGGGGCATATGGAGATGTTCGAAGCCGGTGTCGCGGTGCTGTGGAAACGGCGCGAGGACTTCCGCGAGCTGTTTGAGAAAAAGGGTAACTTGTGTATACACCACTATGCCCGACAGCTGGCCGCCTGCGAAAAGGAGCTGGACAATAACACCTACCGCGAGATGAGCGAAGTGATGTTTCAAAACGTCCGCAAGACCCTCGACGCGCTGGCCGACGAGACCAAGTTCTACGTCAGCCGTTTCGATTACCGCATCACCGGGGCGGATAAGAATTTCGGGACTTGCGCCGATGTGTTGGAACGCGTCGACGGATTTTTGCACGGCGGACCCCTGCAATGCAAACTCCCCAAAAAATGA
- a CDS encoding OadG-related small transporter subunit: protein MQNLDIALKIMGLGMLGIFVIVGVIIFLTWLLKKLFPAKEQ, encoded by the coding sequence ATGCAAAACCTTGATATCGCTTTAAAAATCATGGGGCTCGGGATGCTCGGAATCTTTGTGATCGTCGGCGTCATCATCTTTTTGACTTGGCTGCTGAAAAAACTCTTCCCGGCCAAAGAACAATAA
- a CDS encoding sodium ion-translocating decarboxylase subunit beta codes for MIAMWLIGGALIYLAIKKDMEPALLLPIGFGAILVNLPLSGVINQLDGAGNEVAGAIQKLFEIGIEAGELMPLLLFIGIGAMIDFGPLLSNPKLLLFGGAAQFGIFATLAVASIFFPLKDAAAIGVIGAADGPTSIYVAQYFKSQFTGPIMVAAYSYMALVPIIQPPIIKLCTTRKERLIRMPYEKKSVSKTVRILFPIAVTIVAGIIAPASVALVGFLMFGNLIRECGVLGSLSETAQKEFANIITLLLGITIAFKMQAEAFLNWQTLLIMGLGLVAFIFDTAAGVFFAKFLNLFTKNKVNPMIGAAGISAFPMSSRVVHKMGLKEDPQNFLLMHAAGANVSGQIASVIAGGLIIKLVSALGVG; via the coding sequence ATGATCGCCATGTGGCTGATCGGCGGCGCGCTGATTTATCTGGCGATAAAAAAAGATATGGAACCGGCACTGCTGCTGCCGATCGGATTCGGGGCGATTTTGGTCAATCTGCCGCTTTCGGGCGTCATCAACCAACTCGACGGCGCCGGAAACGAGGTCGCGGGTGCCATTCAAAAACTGTTTGAGATCGGCATCGAAGCCGGAGAACTTATGCCGCTGCTGCTGTTCATCGGCATCGGCGCGATGATCGATTTCGGCCCGCTGCTTTCAAATCCGAAACTGCTGTTATTCGGCGGCGCGGCCCAGTTCGGCATCTTCGCCACATTGGCGGTCGCCTCGATCTTCTTCCCGCTCAAAGATGCCGCCGCCATCGGCGTCATCGGCGCGGCGGACGGCCCTACGTCAATCTATGTCGCGCAGTATTTTAAATCGCAGTTCACCGGCCCGATCATGGTCGCGGCCTATTCGTATATGGCGCTGGTACCGATCATCCAGCCGCCGATCATCAAACTTTGCACCACCCGTAAAGAGCGCCTGATCCGCATGCCCTACGAGAAAAAATCGGTCTCCAAGACCGTTCGCATCCTGTTCCCGATCGCGGTGACCATCGTCGCGGGCATCATCGCGCCGGCCTCGGTGGCGCTGGTCGGCTTTTTGATGTTCGGCAACCTGATCCGTGAATGCGGCGTGCTGGGCTCGCTGTCCGAGACCGCTCAAAAAGAATTCGCCAATATCATCACGCTGCTGCTCGGCATCACCATCGCCTTCAAAATGCAGGCGGAGGCCTTCCTCAACTGGCAGACCCTGCTCATCATGGGATTGGGTCTCGTCGCCTTTATCTTTGATACCGCCGCCGGCGTGTTCTTCGCCAAATTCTTAAACCTGTTTACGAAAAACAAAGTCAACCCGATGATCGGTGCGGCCGGCATTTCGGCTTTCCCGATGTCCTCGCGCGTCGTCCACAAGATGGGCCTCAAAGAAGACCCGCAGAACTTTTTGCTGATGCACGCTGCGGGCGCGAACGTCTCCGGCCAGATCGCCTCGGTCATCGCGGGCGGCCTGATCATCAAGCTGGTCAGCGCCTTGGGCGTCGGTTAA